The following are encoded together in the Bombus affinis isolate iyBomAffi1 chromosome 6, iyBomAffi1.2, whole genome shotgun sequence genome:
- the LOC126917049 gene encoding transcription initiation factor TFIID subunit 5 produces the protein MDNDKSTMLAVLQLLRKYNLKGTEELFKKEANLIDISPDEAQQTDSEVNSVLSAYKSEGDPALYEKAYSELKKFVEGSLDIYKHELGTILYPVLVHMYLELVYNNHSEEAKQLLERFGRNLEEYYQNDLKRLSNVTKREQMAGNELTDTFKSNQFIIRMSRDTLSILKRHLQEKKHCVLLNIIQEHLYFDMYEGVARNKQQIDATSGAMVGEATRQDNKAKVFYGLLKEPDIQCMPPTEEEEDDTGGVDGDKPKKKKAKKDPLFSKKTKSDPNAPPVGRMPLPNLKDADKLEKGKALREASKRVVLGPDTLPSICFYTLLNTVHSVTAAEVAEDSSLLAIGFGDSCIKVWSLVPQKLRLMKTGEQLQDIDREADDVLVRMMDDRTAEISRSLFGHNGPVYSLSFSPDRNLLLSSSEDSTVRLWSLHTWTCVVCYKGHLFPVWCVRFSPHGYYFATSSHDKTARLWATDSHQPLRIFAGHYSDIDVVQFHPNSNYVATGSSDMTVRLWDCVNGSQVRLMTGHKAPIYSLAFSAEGRFLASAGADHRVLVWDLAHGHLVAALSSHSGTIHCLSFSRDGNILVSGSLDCTIKLWDFTKLAEEMSLEDVNVSHNPDVKTNTESYLLRTFATKNTPVLALHFSRRNLLLSVGMFEST, from the exons ATGGATAATGATAAAAGTACTATGCTGGCAGTTCTACAGCTActtagaaaatataatttgaaG GGAACAgaggaattatttaaaaaagaagcaAATCTGATAGACATTTCTCCAGATGAAGCTCAACAAACTGATTCTGAAGTGAACAGTGTTCTTTCTGCCTACAAAAGTGAAGGAGACCCTGCTCTATATGAGAAGGCATATAGCGAACTAAAAAAATTTGTAGAAGGATCTTTAGATATATATAAA CATGAATTAGGTACAATTCTATATCCAGTTTTGGTTCATATGTACCTTGAATTGGTTTACAATAATCATTCCGAAGAAGCAAAGCAATTATTGGAAAGATTTGGTAGAAATTTAGAGGAATACTATCAAAATGACTTGAAAAGATTGTCCAATGTCACAAAACGTGAACAAATGGCTGGAAATGAATTAACTGACACTTTCAA ATCTAATCAGTTCATAATCAGAATGTCGAGGGATACACTCTCTATATTAAAAAGACATTTGCAAGAGAAGAAGCACTGTgtgttgttaaatattatacaagagcatctttattttgatatGTACGAAGGAGTAGCTAGGAATAAACAGCAAATTGATGCCACATCAGGTGCAATGGTTGGTGAAGCAACAAGACAAG ACAATAAGGCGAAAGTATTTTATGGACTTTTGAAGGAGCCAGACATTCAATGTATGCCTCCAaccgaagaagaagaggatGATACAGGTGGTGTAGACGGGGATAAaccaaaaaagaagaaagctaAAAAGGATCCATTATTTTCTAAGAAAACTAAATCGGATCCAAATGCACCTCCTGTTGGTAGAATGCCTTTGCCCAACTT GAAGGACGCGGATAAGTTGGAAAAAGGAAAAGCATTGAGAGAAGCATCGAAACGCGTCGTACTTGGTCCTGATACTCTGCCATCTATATGCTTTTACACGCTATTGAATACAGTACATAG TGTGACAGCAGCTGAAGTAGCAGAAGATTCGAGTTTGCTAGCCATCGGATTTGGTGACTCTTGTATAAAGGTCTGGAGTCTGGTTCCACAAAAATTAAGACTGATGAAGACAGGGGAACAATTACAGGACATAGATAGAGAAGCAG ACGACGTACTAGTAAGGATGATGGACGACCGTACAGCAGAAATATCGAGGTCGTTATTCGGGCACAATGGTCCTGTATATAGTCTATCATTTAGTCCAGATAGAAATCTCCTTCTTTCATCATCAGAAGACAGTACAG TGAGGCTGTGGTCTTTGCATACATGGACGTGTGTAGTATGCTACAAAGGACACTTATTCCCAGTATGGTGTGTAAGATTTTCGCCTCATGGTTATTATTTCGCAACTTCCTCTCACGACAAAACCGCCAGACTCTGGGCAACTGATTCTCATCAACCACTTCGAATATTTGCTGGTCACTACTCAGATATAGAT GTTGTACAGTTCCATCCAAATTCAAACTACGTAGCAACTGGTTCAAGTGACATGACAGTAAGATTATGGGACTGCGTAAACGGCAGCCAAGTCAGGTTAATGACAGGACACAAAGCTCCCATTTACTCCCTTGCTTTTTCTGCAGAAGGGCGATTTCTGGCTTCAGCCGGTGCTGATCACCGTGTTTTAGTTTGGGATTTAGCACATGGTCATCTTGTCGCTGCCTTATCGAGTCATTCTGGTACTATTCATTGCTTATCATTCAGTAGAGATGGGAATATACTAGTCTCAG GGTCGTTAGATTGTACGATCAAGTTGTGGGATTTTACGAAACTCGCCGAAGAAATGAGTTTGGAGGATGTGAATGTTTCACATAATCCGGATGTAAAAACGAATACGGAATCATATCTCCTTCGAACGTTCGCGACAAAAAACACCCCTGTGCTAGCGCTACATTTCTCGCGAAGAAATTTACTCTTAAGCGTCGGAATGTTCGAGTCAACTTAG